In the Arthrobacter sp. 31Y genome, one interval contains:
- a CDS encoding carbohydrate ABC transporter permease yields MSPATSTPTGTGSEPGRRQAAHKNGPGSKRGRVQQRWLPWAFLAPTIVGMGIFTLLPIVASIALAFFRWDIISAPTFVGFDNFAEVVQDPTVRVSFLNTIVFVVVAVALQLGLALGLAIMVQEKLPAWLRVFFRSAFFFPLILSAASVSIFMRYLFNEQFGVVNWLLSIVGIPAVPWLTTPTGSAAVVILVYVWQNFGFSFLLFIGGLASIPVETYEAASIDGATGWRKHWFVTLPLLSPTTLVASVMAIINALQVFDQPYVLTRGGPGDSTRTAVMVIFESAFQRLEFGQASAIGVILTLIIMAITAAQFRLSKRFVFYQ; encoded by the coding sequence ATGAGCCCCGCAACCAGTACGCCAACGGGGACGGGGAGCGAGCCGGGCCGTCGTCAGGCCGCCCACAAAAACGGACCAGGCTCCAAGCGTGGCCGTGTACAGCAACGCTGGCTTCCCTGGGCCTTCCTCGCCCCCACCATCGTGGGGATGGGCATCTTCACCTTGCTGCCGATCGTCGCTTCGATCGCCCTCGCATTCTTCAGGTGGGACATCATCTCGGCACCAACATTCGTAGGCTTCGACAACTTCGCCGAAGTAGTCCAGGACCCCACCGTCCGGGTGTCATTCCTCAACACCATCGTGTTCGTGGTGGTGGCCGTGGCCCTCCAACTCGGGCTCGCTCTCGGCCTGGCCATCATGGTGCAGGAGAAACTCCCGGCCTGGCTCAGGGTGTTCTTCCGCTCGGCGTTCTTCTTCCCGCTGATCCTCTCCGCAGCCTCGGTATCGATCTTCATGCGGTACCTCTTTAATGAGCAATTCGGCGTGGTGAACTGGCTGCTGTCCATCGTGGGCATCCCCGCGGTCCCGTGGCTGACGACGCCAACCGGGTCTGCCGCCGTCGTGATTCTTGTGTATGTATGGCAGAACTTCGGGTTCTCGTTCCTGCTCTTCATCGGTGGCCTAGCCTCCATTCCGGTGGAGACGTATGAGGCGGCGTCGATTGACGGTGCCACGGGTTGGCGAAAGCACTGGTTCGTCACCCTGCCGCTGCTGAGCCCCACCACTTTGGTGGCCTCGGTCATGGCGATCATCAACGCGCTGCAAGTGTTCGACCAGCCGTACGTGCTCACCCGAGGCGGACCCGGCGACTCAACACGAACGGCCGTCATGGTGATCTTTGAGTCCGCGTTCCAACGCCTTGAATTCGGCCAGGCCTCGGCCATCGGAGTGATCCTGACGCTGATCATCATGGCCATCACCGCCGCGCAGTTCCGGCTCAGCAAACGATTCGTCTTCTACCAGTAA
- a CDS encoding ABC transporter substrate-binding protein, with amino-acid sequence MSGTNGALREFTRRSALTALGAGIVGVTAASWPRLTGADIPGRGDNSLSIAIMGTAADAAARQKVIDAFAKVHPEIKVKVQAIQAVDWKDFFTKILTMVAAGTPPDVVYVATEGAQLFAEKLAHPLDEYLRRDADHMREYFEDVHPSLVEAFMYKGSLFQLPIDWNAANMYYNTTALSKAGLERPSDNWTHTDFRSTLAAMKKANPKDFTPYYWTNRLFGGVVPWLYANDTSFLKETKSPGGEWLWDGFYANDPSRSLRSGGYQWLEPNADDPRVFESFDYLRGLVKDGLGVRPEEGGGSALIGLFASNRIGTTPAGGYWVQGLHEAGMTENDFDVQFFPKWRTQRHQFGTAGYAIMKTAKDKDAAWEWVKFSSSREAMQIVFPTPNTTPARRSMVNEQLYAGKGPRNWKVFYDTLDRFPTTGPIPAPPQQAAVETALMKNVSLAVSGDERQLKDALTSMQRDLELALRRQP; translated from the coding sequence ATGTCGGGAACCAATGGAGCTTTGCGTGAATTCACACGTAGAAGTGCCCTCACAGCCCTCGGCGCAGGAATTGTTGGAGTCACAGCGGCGTCGTGGCCGCGCCTGACCGGGGCCGATATTCCTGGTCGCGGAGACAACAGCCTCAGCATCGCCATCATGGGCACCGCCGCAGACGCCGCAGCCCGCCAGAAGGTCATCGACGCTTTCGCCAAGGTCCACCCCGAGATCAAGGTCAAGGTCCAAGCCATCCAAGCAGTGGACTGGAAGGACTTCTTCACCAAGATCCTCACCATGGTTGCAGCAGGCACCCCGCCGGACGTGGTGTACGTGGCCACGGAAGGCGCCCAACTCTTCGCCGAGAAACTGGCCCACCCGCTGGATGAATACCTGCGCCGCGACGCCGACCACATGCGGGAGTACTTCGAGGACGTCCACCCCAGCCTGGTGGAAGCGTTTATGTACAAGGGCAGCTTGTTCCAGCTCCCCATCGACTGGAACGCCGCCAACATGTACTACAACACCACCGCGCTCAGTAAAGCGGGACTGGAACGGCCCTCCGACAACTGGACGCACACCGATTTCCGCAGCACCCTCGCTGCCATGAAGAAGGCCAACCCCAAGGACTTCACCCCGTACTACTGGACCAACCGCCTCTTCGGTGGAGTGGTTCCGTGGCTCTACGCCAATGACACCAGCTTCCTCAAGGAAACCAAGTCCCCGGGCGGCGAATGGCTATGGGACGGCTTCTACGCCAACGATCCCTCACGCAGCCTCCGCTCCGGCGGCTACCAGTGGCTTGAGCCCAACGCCGATGATCCCCGGGTCTTCGAATCCTTCGACTACCTCCGCGGACTCGTGAAGGACGGACTGGGTGTACGGCCCGAGGAAGGCGGCGGCAGCGCACTGATCGGCCTCTTCGCTTCAAACAGGATAGGTACGACGCCGGCGGGCGGCTATTGGGTCCAAGGCCTCCACGAGGCGGGGATGACAGAGAACGACTTCGACGTCCAGTTCTTCCCGAAGTGGCGGACTCAGCGCCACCAGTTCGGTACGGCAGGCTACGCGATCATGAAGACCGCCAAGGATAAGGACGCCGCCTGGGAATGGGTGAAGTTCAGCTCCAGCCGTGAAGCGATGCAGATCGTGTTCCCCACGCCGAACACCACGCCGGCGCGTCGCTCCATGGTCAACGAGCAGCTCTACGCGGGTAAGGGTCCGCGGAACTGGAAGGTCTTCTACGACACGTTGGACAGGTTCCCCACCACAGGTCCCATTCCAGCGCCACCCCAGCAGGCCGCCGTCGAAACCGCCCTCATGAAAAACGTAAGCCTGGCTGTCAGCGGAGACGAGCGTCAACTCAAGGACGCCCTTACTTCCATGCAGCGCGATCTTGAACTGGCCTTGAGGAGGCAGCCATGA
- a CDS encoding phosphatase PAP2 family protein: MSSQQFRTSGRSSKRPLQGRDAGARTGFLFCLATIGSAIGLAATYYFFVRTTAGQFIDESALVEATALAGAAGRASTEFLDMLPMLSLAIAAIMVLFVTVARRRWTAAGIAVAACIAANAATQILKLLIPDRPDRGVQTLELNSLPSGHTTLAASAAAAVFLMVSPRWRPLAGFLGSTFAVATGVSTLINQWHRPADVVAAFLVVAAVMLPAGWLVLRTGNSWNVWKGYGEHWAASRLWVWLTVAALVIASFVAAYSLFQVMPGLSTDSTIDYFWAGTAFIVIAGYLSALGGTWLFGLAARKG, encoded by the coding sequence ATGAGTTCCCAGCAATTCCGCACCAGCGGGAGGTCGAGCAAACGGCCGCTTCAAGGACGCGATGCAGGCGCACGCACAGGATTCCTGTTCTGCCTCGCAACAATTGGCAGCGCCATTGGCCTGGCTGCGACGTACTACTTCTTTGTCCGCACCACCGCTGGCCAGTTCATCGACGAATCAGCACTGGTTGAAGCTACGGCGCTGGCCGGAGCAGCCGGCAGGGCCTCCACGGAATTCCTGGACATGCTCCCCATGCTCTCTCTGGCCATCGCCGCCATCATGGTGCTCTTCGTGACAGTCGCCCGCCGTCGTTGGACCGCCGCCGGAATCGCCGTGGCAGCATGCATCGCTGCAAACGCGGCCACCCAAATCCTCAAGCTCCTCATCCCGGACCGTCCCGACCGCGGCGTCCAAACCCTGGAACTGAACTCACTCCCGTCCGGACACACCACGCTGGCAGCATCAGCCGCAGCAGCGGTGTTCCTCATGGTTTCGCCCCGCTGGCGCCCGCTGGCAGGCTTCCTTGGCAGCACTTTCGCCGTAGCTACGGGGGTCTCCACGCTCATAAATCAGTGGCACCGCCCGGCCGACGTCGTGGCCGCGTTCCTGGTGGTGGCCGCCGTGATGCTTCCGGCAGGTTGGCTCGTCCTCCGCACCGGCAACAGCTGGAACGTGTGGAAGGGTTACGGCGAACATTGGGCCGCCTCGCGCCTGTGGGTCTGGCTCACGGTTGCGGCACTGGTGATCGCCAGCTTTGTGGCGGCCTACTCGCTGTTCCAAGTCATGCCCGGCCTCAGCACCGACAGCACCATCGACTACTTCTGGGCCGGCACCGCTTTCATCGTGATCGCCGGGTACTTGTCCGCCCTCGGCGGCACGTGGCTGTTCGGCCTGGCGGCGCGTAAGGGCTAA
- a CDS encoding acyltransferase family protein, with the protein MSSTLRPDSRKSASRNSASRKSTTPGIAVPASRDLVVDFIRVACMFAVVAVHLLMMGISVSGSGIGVGNPLTSLSWFAQGTWFGQVMPLFFIVGGFASLTSWRSLKRKGGDGGDYLRNRVLRLVRPTVALYVFLAIALWSATAAGVPVDLLAVIAAGAGVQLWFLAAYLICQAMVPTMAKFHEAAPYRTIAALAAGAVVVDVLRLGLERNPWGFDSNPIGLLNMVFVWGLLQQLGFFYADGFFDRFAKWKLVLAAAGCYAVMVPLTHAGPYPVDMLTSQNPPMFPLILVGLAHILLVKAAYPVLQRCVHIGWVQKVMYVVGSRAMTIYLWHLPLIIAMFGIALVLRLPFPEPASTEWWLSRPLFYVAAWALVLLVSTPLVRLELASTALATGATRPATWRIATGTVLAIIPPFVVMRSGLDTANATWGLVLLVVAVELVTGKVAGRTWKTPRTVA; encoded by the coding sequence ATGTCATCCACCCTTAGGCCAGACTCCCGCAAGTCCGCCTCGCGCAATTCAGCCTCGCGCAAGAGCACCACCCCGGGTATCGCCGTCCCCGCTTCCCGCGATCTGGTGGTGGACTTCATCCGCGTAGCCTGCATGTTTGCCGTGGTTGCGGTTCATTTGCTCATGATGGGGATCAGTGTGAGTGGATCCGGCATCGGCGTGGGCAATCCCCTCACCTCCCTGAGTTGGTTTGCGCAGGGCACGTGGTTCGGCCAAGTCATGCCGCTGTTCTTCATCGTTGGCGGTTTCGCTTCGCTCACATCGTGGCGCAGCCTGAAACGCAAGGGCGGCGATGGCGGCGACTACCTCAGGAACCGGGTACTGCGGCTGGTCAGGCCTACGGTCGCCTTGTACGTCTTCCTCGCCATTGCTCTGTGGAGTGCGACGGCGGCTGGTGTCCCGGTGGATCTGCTCGCCGTGATCGCTGCGGGCGCGGGAGTGCAGCTGTGGTTCCTTGCCGCGTACCTGATCTGCCAGGCAATGGTCCCCACCATGGCCAAGTTCCACGAGGCAGCACCGTACCGGACCATCGCGGCACTGGCCGCGGGCGCCGTCGTCGTCGATGTCCTTCGTCTGGGTTTAGAGCGCAATCCGTGGGGCTTCGATTCGAACCCCATCGGTCTGTTGAACATGGTGTTCGTGTGGGGCCTTTTGCAACAGCTGGGGTTCTTTTACGCCGACGGGTTCTTTGACCGTTTCGCCAAGTGGAAGCTCGTTCTAGCGGCCGCTGGTTGCTACGCCGTAATGGTTCCGCTCACGCATGCCGGGCCGTACCCCGTGGACATGCTGACCAGCCAGAACCCGCCCATGTTTCCGCTGATCCTGGTTGGACTGGCACACATTCTGTTGGTGAAAGCCGCGTATCCGGTGCTGCAGCGATGCGTTCACATTGGCTGGGTGCAGAAGGTGATGTATGTGGTGGGCAGCCGGGCAATGACCATTTACCTGTGGCACCTGCCGTTGATCATTGCAATGTTTGGCATTGCGCTGGTTCTTCGCCTGCCGTTCCCCGAACCCGCCAGCACCGAGTGGTGGCTGAGTCGTCCGCTGTTCTATGTAGCTGCTTGGGCGCTGGTGCTGTTGGTTTCCACACCGCTGGTCCGTCTGGAACTCGCCAGCACTGCGCTGGCGACGGGTGCCACCAGACCGGCCACGTGGCGCATCGCCACCGGAACAGTGCTGGCTATCATTCCGCCATTTGTGGTGATGCGGAGTGGTCTGGATACTGCCAACGCCACGTGGGGCCTGGTTCTCTTGGTGGTGGCTGTGGAGTTGGTGACCGGGAAAGTGGCTGGGCGGACGTGGAAGACGCCGCGGACTGTGGCCTAG
- a CDS encoding MFS transporter, producing MTTTQADKNFSLRSVALPAFGPAVLFCVGEGAVLPVIALSARDLGASVAVSALIVTLIGLGSWLFNIPASIITEKFGERWSIVGAGAVGAIALGAAAFAPQMEHGLWLLAASMTLVGMSASVFNLARQKFLTEAVPVMFRARALSTLGGVTRIGLFIGPFVGAGVMQFAGISGAYWVGFGGMLVAAILSLTIPDLVAPGTSDGGPRPPASTLRSVAVSHAGVFLTVGFGILLLSALRASRQVVIPLWADHLGLDATHASLIFGLSGAIDMLVFYPAGKLMDRKGRQWVAIPSTLIMGIALILIPFTAGFVPLLLVALLIGFGNGISSGLIMTLGADFSPDNGRSHFLGIWRFMADSGGTGGPVLLSGLTAAFSLSAGVWATGVLGFAAAVVFAVAIPRLKHRRNY from the coding sequence ATGACCACCACCCAAGCAGACAAAAACTTCAGCCTTCGCAGCGTAGCGCTTCCGGCATTCGGGCCAGCTGTGCTTTTTTGTGTCGGCGAGGGGGCTGTGCTTCCGGTCATTGCCCTCTCAGCACGCGATCTCGGCGCATCGGTGGCCGTATCGGCATTGATCGTGACGTTGATCGGTTTGGGCTCGTGGTTGTTCAACATCCCGGCGTCGATCATCACGGAGAAATTCGGTGAGCGATGGTCGATTGTGGGGGCCGGTGCTGTGGGTGCCATTGCCCTTGGCGCGGCAGCTTTCGCCCCCCAAATGGAACATGGACTGTGGTTGCTGGCCGCCTCCATGACCTTGGTGGGCATGTCGGCCAGCGTCTTCAACCTTGCACGGCAGAAATTCCTCACCGAGGCCGTCCCTGTCATGTTCCGCGCGCGAGCCCTCTCAACCCTGGGCGGCGTTACCAGGATAGGCCTCTTCATAGGCCCGTTCGTGGGTGCTGGCGTGATGCAGTTTGCTGGTATCAGCGGTGCTTACTGGGTGGGCTTTGGGGGCATGCTGGTTGCGGCTATTTTGTCGCTCACCATTCCGGATTTGGTTGCTCCCGGAACGTCCGACGGCGGTCCCCGGCCTCCTGCGTCCACCTTGCGGAGCGTCGCGGTTTCCCATGCCGGGGTGTTCTTGACGGTGGGCTTCGGCATTCTCCTGCTGAGTGCCTTGAGAGCATCGCGGCAGGTAGTCATCCCGCTGTGGGCGGACCATCTGGGACTCGACGCCACACATGCTTCGTTGATCTTCGGCTTGTCCGGAGCGATCGACATGCTGGTGTTCTACCCCGCCGGGAAACTCATGGACAGGAAGGGACGTCAATGGGTAGCCATCCCGTCAACGTTGATCATGGGAATCGCGCTGATCTTGATTCCCTTCACTGCCGGATTTGTCCCGCTCCTCTTGGTTGCCTTGCTTATCGGGTTCGGCAACGGCATCAGTTCCGGGCTCATCATGACGCTCGGCGCTGACTTCTCGCCGGATAACGGGCGGAGCCACTTTTTGGGAATCTGGCGATTCATGGCCGATTCGGGTGGCACGGGAGGACCAGTGCTGCTCTCCGGTTTGACGGCTGCATTCTCGTTGTCGGCGGGCGTCTGGGCCACAGGCGTGCTGGGGTTCGCGGCGGCAGTGGTGTTCGCCGTCGCCATTCCGCGGTTGAAGCATCGGCGGAACTATTAG
- a CDS encoding MBL fold metallo-hydrolase: MSAWLELGPDNYVLETEGSLLNTGLVVGSELAMVIDTGCGPRQGREILAAVREKTQLPLVVVNTHAHYDHFFGNAVFADDGVTEFWAHANCAATIERDADNQRRFVATNEPEMAAGEGDAVDVVVPNALVHDQPVLVDLGGITATLFYLGRAHTDGDLLVGTSSTLYVGDLVEQGAHPSFEDSYPEEWADALRHISALRHRYEFLVPGHGEPASDEFVKTMADTMGTAVRQATQSIRDMPSDATKAIPVLPYGPEQSRWFIKRLQETNAHGRSSLAAPDFGPEKTGFYPS; this comes from the coding sequence TTGTCAGCTTGGCTAGAACTCGGACCGGACAACTACGTCTTGGAAACCGAGGGATCGTTACTCAATACCGGGCTCGTGGTGGGCTCTGAGCTCGCCATGGTCATCGACACCGGCTGCGGCCCGCGCCAAGGCCGGGAAATCCTCGCTGCAGTCCGCGAAAAGACCCAGCTTCCGCTGGTCGTGGTGAACACCCACGCCCACTACGACCACTTCTTTGGCAACGCAGTATTTGCCGACGACGGCGTCACGGAGTTTTGGGCGCACGCCAACTGTGCGGCCACTATTGAACGCGACGCCGATAACCAGCGACGCTTCGTAGCCACCAACGAACCCGAGATGGCAGCGGGGGAGGGCGACGCCGTCGACGTCGTTGTCCCCAACGCCCTGGTCCACGACCAGCCTGTCCTCGTTGACCTCGGCGGCATCACCGCCACGCTCTTCTACCTGGGCCGGGCGCACACGGACGGCGACCTCCTTGTTGGCACCAGCTCAACCCTGTACGTGGGTGACCTGGTGGAGCAGGGTGCGCATCCGTCGTTTGAGGACTCGTACCCGGAGGAATGGGCGGATGCGCTGCGGCACATCTCGGCCCTGCGCCACCGATACGAATTCTTGGTTCCGGGGCACGGCGAACCTGCCAGTGACGAGTTCGTCAAAACCATGGCTGACACCATGGGCACTGCGGTCAGGCAGGCAACGCAGTCCATTCGCGATATGCCGTCCGACGCCACAAAGGCCATTCCTGTGCTGCCTTATGGCCCGGAACAATCACGCTGGTTCATTAAGAGGCTTCAGGAAACCAATGCCCACGGACGTTCTTCTTTGGCCGCTCCGGACTTCGGGCCGGAAAAGACAGGCTTTTATCCTTCGTAA
- a CDS encoding S8 family serine peptidase, with protein MVKNSRLRPLSSIGIAVTTLLISGGLAVQPAAAADLADLVPSTPQVLQPTPETATDQFIVGIRDNAAQAAAVKAENAADQAATKLGVSAESSRLNATGGHVIKLDEALTPSEAKLFVETLRADPAVAYAEPDAIMHPTAHSKDYGYTEQWNLWDNFSGVRTPAAWNYNQGEGVVVAIVDTGITSHPELNANVLPGYDMISSAADARDGNGRDPDPTDQGDWVPAGECEDQSPAENSSWHGTHVAGIVAAVGNNSIGISGVAPKAKILPVRALGVCGGYSSDIADSIVWAAGGVVTDVPVNPNPAKVINISLGGVATCSATYQNAINFAYNAGAAVVVSAGNSNRPASDISPGNCQNVITVAASTKSGTRAAYSNYGSAIDVTAPGGDMTTDVTGGILSALNYGTTTPDEPAFAFMQGTSMASPHVAGIAALLFSAEGNALTPQLLEQQLKQSARPLPAGCPAGCGAGLVDATTALKKFGGAAPLPVPHQKLTDFNGDGTSDVVARDSSGALWLYKGSGYGNWRGRTQIGVGWNVMTAVEAPGDFNGDGYADVIARDGNGVLWLYPGNGWGGLLGRTQIGAGWNVMTSIKSTGDFNGDATADVIARDGNGVLWLYPGNGTGGWLQPRQIGAGWNIMTAIDGVGDFNGDGKADVIARNGSGALLLYPGNGAGGWLASSQVGAGWNIFNAIEAPGDFDGDGKVDVLGRNSGGELVLYAGNGYSWWLYSEQVGVGWNTMNAFL; from the coding sequence ATGGTGAAAAATTCCCGACTGCGCCCGCTGAGTTCCATCGGCATAGCAGTGACCACACTTCTCATCAGCGGGGGACTAGCTGTTCAGCCAGCGGCCGCTGCCGATCTTGCCGACCTCGTCCCGAGCACCCCGCAGGTCCTCCAGCCGACACCCGAAACGGCTACCGACCAATTCATTGTTGGAATTCGGGACAATGCTGCACAAGCGGCTGCAGTGAAAGCCGAGAACGCGGCTGACCAGGCAGCAACCAAACTCGGTGTCTCTGCGGAGAGCTCGCGCCTGAACGCCACGGGCGGGCACGTCATCAAGCTCGACGAGGCCCTCACGCCGTCGGAAGCCAAGCTTTTCGTGGAGACGCTCCGCGCTGATCCGGCCGTAGCTTATGCAGAGCCGGATGCCATCATGCATCCCACGGCACATTCGAAAGACTACGGCTACACGGAACAGTGGAACCTGTGGGACAACTTCTCCGGCGTCCGCACCCCCGCAGCCTGGAACTACAACCAGGGCGAAGGTGTGGTGGTGGCGATCGTTGACACCGGCATCACCAGTCACCCCGAGCTCAACGCAAATGTGCTCCCCGGCTACGACATGATCTCCAGCGCAGCCGACGCGCGGGACGGAAACGGCAGGGATCCGGACCCCACCGACCAGGGGGACTGGGTTCCAGCAGGAGAATGTGAAGATCAGAGTCCCGCTGAAAATTCCTCATGGCACGGAACGCACGTTGCAGGAATTGTGGCCGCCGTTGGAAACAACAGCATTGGCATCAGTGGCGTAGCGCCGAAGGCAAAGATCCTTCCCGTGCGGGCGTTGGGCGTCTGTGGTGGGTACAGCTCCGACATCGCTGACTCAATTGTCTGGGCCGCGGGCGGCGTGGTGACTGACGTTCCGGTCAACCCCAACCCGGCAAAGGTGATCAACATCAGCCTCGGCGGCGTGGCCACGTGCTCCGCCACCTACCAGAACGCCATCAACTTTGCGTACAACGCAGGTGCGGCAGTGGTGGTCTCCGCAGGAAACTCCAACCGCCCCGCATCCGACATCAGCCCCGGTAACTGCCAGAACGTCATCACTGTGGCGGCGAGCACCAAGTCCGGCACACGGGCAGCGTATTCCAACTACGGCAGTGCCATTGACGTGACGGCGCCCGGCGGCGACATGACAACAGATGTCACCGGTGGCATCTTGTCCGCGTTGAACTACGGAACCACCACACCGGATGAACCCGCTTTTGCGTTCATGCAGGGCACGTCCATGGCGTCTCCTCACGTGGCAGGCATCGCGGCTCTCCTCTTCTCGGCTGAAGGCAACGCCCTCACGCCCCAGCTGCTGGAACAGCAACTCAAGCAATCAGCGCGGCCGCTTCCGGCCGGTTGCCCAGCCGGCTGTGGTGCGGGTTTGGTTGACGCCACGACGGCGTTGAAAAAGTTCGGTGGCGCCGCTCCTCTTCCTGTGCCGCACCAAAAGCTCACCGATTTCAACGGTGACGGCACCAGCGACGTGGTTGCTCGTGACAGCAGCGGTGCTTTGTGGCTCTACAAGGGCAGCGGCTACGGCAACTGGCGGGGCCGCACTCAGATCGGCGTGGGCTGGAACGTCATGACCGCGGTTGAAGCGCCCGGCGACTTCAACGGAGACGGTTACGCCGACGTCATTGCCCGCGACGGCAACGGTGTTCTCTGGCTATACCCAGGCAACGGATGGGGTGGCTTGCTCGGCCGCACCCAGATCGGTGCCGGCTGGAACGTGATGACATCCATCAAGTCAACGGGTGACTTCAACGGAGATGCCACGGCTGATGTCATCGCCCGCGACGGCAATGGTGTTCTGTGGCTGTACCCCGGCAACGGAACCGGCGGCTGGCTCCAGCCCCGCCAGATCGGTGCGGGCTGGAACATCATGACCGCCATCGACGGCGTAGGCGACTTCAACGGCGACGGCAAAGCTGACGTCATTGCCCGCAACGGATCGGGAGCCCTGCTGCTCTACCCGGGCAACGGAGCCGGGGGATGGCTTGCCTCGAGCCAGGTTGGCGCCGGTTGGAACATCTTCAACGCCATTGAAGCTCCAGGCGACTTCGACGGCGACGGAAAGGTGGACGTTCTTGGACGCAACAGCGGCGGAGAACTGGTCCTGTATGCCGGCAACGGCTACAGCTGGTGGTTGTACTCCGAGCAGGTCGGCGTCGGCTGGAACACCATGAACGCGTTCCTGTAA
- a CDS encoding CU044_5270 family protein yields the protein MDELALLQAMREKTPVPKDSAIEDGRAKLLHRISPSLASAWSLPTRKRKGWKKVGIISVAAVAAVAALVAVDVIGPTGWRGAATAQAAQVLNDAAQTTIQNADPVVNPGQYLKIQSSNLWGSTTVDENGRQFQWLDTENMTMYIPANRTDEWVWERSGRIPTVFFDEASKEYATNGQLGTPIGETLRAVNGGFYGPPDQSGFPSTNYLDTLPRDPYLLLNNIFKKTLGHGQSVDGQALVFIADLLRTGMVPADLRAALYKAAALIPGVTVTDAQATLNGRVGVAIGRVEEASHSRQDIIIDPTTGLLIGEREVLTQAQGALPAGTATTLTTIETTVSDTAP from the coding sequence ATGGACGAGTTAGCGCTTCTTCAAGCAATGCGTGAAAAGACGCCTGTTCCCAAGGATTCGGCCATAGAGGACGGGCGGGCGAAGCTGCTTCACCGCATTTCCCCGTCCTTGGCTTCTGCATGGTCATTGCCCACCAGGAAGCGCAAAGGATGGAAGAAGGTTGGGATTATTTCGGTCGCTGCCGTCGCCGCGGTGGCCGCGCTTGTGGCTGTCGACGTCATTGGTCCCACCGGTTGGCGGGGCGCTGCAACGGCCCAGGCGGCGCAGGTCCTGAATGATGCCGCGCAAACCACCATTCAAAATGCTGATCCTGTGGTCAACCCCGGCCAGTACTTGAAGATTCAAAGCAGCAACCTTTGGGGCAGCACCACCGTGGATGAAAACGGCAGGCAGTTCCAGTGGCTCGATACCGAAAATATGACGATGTATATACCGGCTAACCGAACGGACGAATGGGTATGGGAGCGCTCGGGGCGTATTCCAACGGTGTTCTTTGACGAAGCCTCCAAGGAGTATGCGACCAACGGCCAGCTCGGAACACCGATCGGAGAGACACTGCGGGCGGTGAATGGTGGCTTCTATGGACCTCCAGATCAGTCCGGCTTTCCCTCAACCAACTACCTGGATACTTTGCCCCGGGACCCATATCTGCTCCTGAACAACATCTTTAAGAAAACACTGGGACACGGGCAGTCTGTCGATGGACAGGCCTTGGTTTTCATTGCTGATCTTTTGCGCACCGGGATGGTTCCCGCCGATCTGCGAGCCGCGCTATACAAAGCGGCAGCGCTGATCCCGGGAGTGACCGTGACCGACGCGCAGGCCACGTTGAATGGGCGGGTTGGCGTCGCGATCGGGCGGGTGGAGGAGGCCTCTCATAGTAGGCAGGACATCATCATCGACCCCACAACAGGCTTACTCATCGGAGAGCGGGAAGTCCTTACCCAAGCGCAAGGTGCCCTGCCAGCGGGAACAGCCACAACGCTGACGACCATTGAAACAACGGTCTCGGATACTGCCCCGTAG
- a CDS encoding RNA polymerase sigma factor: MTTDSDLIRSSRDDPQAFAALYDKYCRSVHRYAATRAGESVADDVMAQTFLVAFESRESYDHRSEDARPWLFGIATNLLRRHHRSEARRLKAFAKAAGREGYGDGTDRVADRLDAAATTASLATAMRKLSPADRECLLLYAWADLTYDGIALATGVPVGTVRSRLNRARRILRDAAALNNPEVKEIEHGRVSASSSNA, from the coding sequence GTGACGACTGACAGTGACCTCATACGCAGCTCCCGCGATGATCCGCAGGCATTCGCGGCGCTCTACGACAAATATTGCCGTTCCGTGCACCGCTATGCGGCTACCAGAGCCGGCGAATCGGTGGCTGATGACGTCATGGCACAGACGTTCTTGGTTGCCTTTGAAAGCAGGGAGTCTTATGACCACAGGTCCGAGGACGCCAGGCCTTGGCTCTTTGGTATTGCCACCAACTTGCTACGCCGTCATCACCGTTCTGAGGCCAGACGCCTCAAGGCCTTCGCGAAGGCTGCAGGCCGTGAAGGTTACGGGGACGGAACCGACCGTGTGGCCGATCGGCTTGATGCTGCCGCCACCACAGCGAGCCTCGCTACCGCTATGCGGAAGCTTTCGCCTGCAGACAGGGAGTGTCTTCTGCTCTATGCCTGGGCGGATCTCACTTATGACGGGATAGCCCTAGCAACCGGTGTTCCTGTAGGCACCGTCAGATCACGCCTGAACAGGGCCCGGCGCATCCTGCGTGATGCAGCTGCCCTCAACAACCCGGAAGTTAAGGAGATCGAACATGGACGAGTTAGCGCTTCTTCAAGCAATGCGTGA
- a CDS encoding DUF4177 domain-containing protein — MQQYVVLQVILKEKMWGAGSGNLPSLEKAINDQAAKGYRLHTITTASSGSKGVIGGGDRIQATMVFERVG; from the coding sequence ATGCAGCAGTACGTGGTTCTCCAAGTGATCCTCAAAGAGAAAATGTGGGGCGCCGGTTCGGGCAACCTTCCTTCCTTGGAAAAGGCCATCAATGATCAGGCCGCAAAGGGTTATCGGCTCCACACCATCACCACGGCCAGCAGCGGCAGTAAGGGAGTGATCGGCGGCGGTGATCGTATTCAGGCCACCATGGTGTTTGAGCGCGTCGGATAA